A genome region from Mycobacterium florentinum includes the following:
- a CDS encoding TetR/AcrR family transcriptional regulator, with translation MEVPVVAKQATADKRQRRERGSINPDDIISGAFELAEQVSIDNLSMPLLGKHLGVGVTSIYWYFRKKDDLLNAMTDRALSKYVFATPYVEASDWRETLRNHARSMRKTFMGNPILCDLILIRAALSPKAARLGALEMEKAISNLVEAGLTPEDAFDTYSAVSVHVRGSVVLQRLYEKNQSSDVGPRAIEDAVAIDPEKTPLLAQVSRIGHRIGAPDETNFEYGLTCILDHANRLIDEGSKAKSTTSRPRKATKPSSRPKTTANH, from the coding sequence ATGGAGGTGCCCGTAGTGGCAAAGCAGGCAACCGCTGATAAGCGTCAACGACGCGAACGCGGGTCCATCAACCCCGACGACATCATCAGTGGCGCATTCGAACTCGCCGAGCAGGTGTCGATCGATAACCTCAGCATGCCGCTGCTCGGCAAACACCTCGGCGTCGGCGTTACCAGCATCTACTGGTATTTCCGCAAGAAGGACGACTTGCTCAACGCGATGACCGACCGCGCCCTGAGCAAGTATGTGTTCGCCACGCCCTATGTCGAAGCCAGCGACTGGCGCGAAACCCTGCGCAACCACGCGCGCTCGATGCGTAAGACGTTCATGGGCAACCCAATTCTGTGCGACCTGATTTTGATTCGCGCCGCGCTGAGTCCCAAGGCGGCCCGCCTGGGCGCGCTCGAGATGGAGAAGGCGATCTCCAACCTGGTCGAGGCCGGCCTCACCCCCGAAGATGCCTTTGACACCTACTCGGCGGTTTCGGTGCACGTCCGCGGCTCGGTGGTACTGCAGCGGCTCTACGAAAAGAACCAGTCCTCCGACGTCGGCCCGCGCGCCATCGAGGATGCCGTTGCCATCGACCCCGAAAAGACCCCGCTGCTCGCCCAGGTAAGCCGGATAGGTCACCGGATCGGCGCACCGGATGAAACCAATTTCGAGTACGGCCTCACCTGCATCCTCGACCACGCCAACCGGTTGATCGACGAGGGATCAAAAGCCAAGTCGACGACATCGCGGCCGCGCAAGGCGACGAAACCATCCTCGCGGCCCAAGACGACCGCGAACCACTAG
- a CDS encoding SDR family NAD(P)-dependent oxidoreductase, which yields MDLGLANATAVVVGGSRGMGLAASRCLAEDGARVAVVGRTQACIDSAVTDLTGRGSPDALGFAADIGDAAAVDKVFAEISARWNGELNVLINTVGPGAAGSFENLTDDQWRQSVEDGVMGMVRCVRSALPLLRKAQWARVVNFSAHSTQRQSVMLPAYTAAKSMLTSVSKNLSLLLAKDEILVNVVSPGSIASESLVGWADSVGVDGNDPYRLMEAIDKHFGHPAHMPRAGLPEEIGPVVAFLASRRNSYMTGANINVDGGSDFT from the coding sequence ATGGATCTAGGCCTGGCGAATGCGACAGCAGTAGTTGTCGGAGGTAGCCGCGGCATGGGTTTGGCCGCGTCCCGTTGCCTCGCCGAAGACGGTGCCCGGGTGGCGGTGGTCGGCCGAACTCAAGCCTGCATCGATAGCGCGGTGACCGATCTCACCGGCCGTGGCAGCCCGGACGCCCTGGGATTCGCGGCCGACATCGGTGACGCCGCGGCGGTGGACAAGGTATTCGCCGAGATCTCCGCCCGATGGAACGGCGAACTCAACGTACTGATCAACACGGTCGGCCCGGGAGCGGCGGGCAGCTTCGAAAACCTCACCGACGACCAGTGGCGTCAGTCCGTCGAAGACGGCGTGATGGGGATGGTGCGCTGCGTGCGTTCGGCGCTTCCGCTGCTGCGCAAGGCCCAGTGGGCACGCGTCGTCAACTTCTCGGCGCATTCGACACAGCGGCAAAGTGTCATGCTGCCCGCCTACACGGCGGCCAAGTCGATGCTGACGAGCGTCTCGAAGAACCTGTCCTTGTTGCTGGCCAAAGACGAGATCCTGGTCAACGTGGTGTCACCGGGCAGCATCGCGTCCGAGTCGCTCGTCGGCTGGGCCGACTCGGTCGGCGTCGACGGCAACGACCCCTATCGCCTGATGGAGGCCATCGACAAGCACTTTGGCCATCCGGCACACATGCCGCGAGCCGGGCTGCCCGAAGAGATCGGGCCCGTTGTCGCGTTCCTCGCGTCGCGGCGCAACTCCTACATGACCGGCGCCAACATCAACGTCGACGGTGGCTCAGACTTCACCTGA
- a CDS encoding dihydrodipicolinate synthase family protein: protein MATAAQARTWARGALRGIGDSLYTPFCGTDGDDIDWDAYRTLVRYCVGDLGHPMLWCTSGIAEFWSLTIDERKRLLEVAIEEARAINPDVVIQACTAAMAPKDCLDLTRHAQQAGADIAYIQTPMMEAHGGEGVLRFFKYIAARTDIALGMFNSPSSGYVLTPAESARIYDEVPAVCATKEGAFRPEASRRLHELAPGLAVWECDRTVYRAGWLRAGIVCPAQLGTAGYLFETPQRRQFSEYWDLILNDKLLEAMDYGRESGMDQFDLDIGSWWTCYPGRSDYFTHWGGAFKYAASLLGLPIGDYPHSRPPQAELPAEAKAQMETAYRRLGLID, encoded by the coding sequence GTGGCGACAGCTGCGCAGGCGCGTACCTGGGCGCGCGGAGCATTGCGGGGAATCGGTGACTCCCTCTATACCCCGTTCTGCGGCACCGACGGCGATGACATCGACTGGGATGCCTACCGGACGCTGGTGCGTTACTGCGTCGGTGATCTCGGGCACCCGATGTTGTGGTGCACCAGCGGAATCGCCGAGTTCTGGTCGCTGACTATCGACGAGCGGAAACGCTTGCTGGAAGTGGCGATCGAGGAGGCGCGCGCCATCAACCCCGACGTCGTGATCCAGGCCTGTACGGCCGCCATGGCGCCCAAGGATTGTCTGGATCTGACGCGGCACGCCCAGCAGGCGGGCGCCGATATCGCCTACATCCAGACGCCGATGATGGAGGCCCACGGGGGCGAAGGCGTGTTGCGCTTCTTCAAATACATTGCTGCGCGTACGGATATCGCACTGGGGATGTTCAATTCGCCGTCCTCGGGGTATGTGTTGACCCCGGCCGAAAGCGCCCGGATCTACGACGAGGTACCCGCGGTGTGCGCCACCAAGGAGGGCGCCTTCCGTCCCGAGGCCAGCCGCCGGCTGCACGAATTAGCGCCCGGCCTGGCGGTATGGGAATGCGACAGGACGGTGTATCGCGCCGGGTGGTTGCGGGCGGGGATCGTCTGCCCGGCCCAATTGGGCACCGCTGGTTATCTTTTCGAAACGCCGCAGCGGCGGCAGTTCTCCGAGTATTGGGACCTGATACTCAACGACAAGCTGCTCGAGGCAATGGACTACGGGCGCGAATCCGGCATGGACCAATTCGATCTGGACATCGGGTCTTGGTGGACCTGCTACCCGGGCCGATCCGATTACTTCACCCACTGGGGCGGGGCGTTCAAGTACGCCGCATCCTTGTTGGGCCTGCCGATCGGTGACTACCCGCATTCCCGGCCTCCGCAGGCGGAGCTGCCCGCCGAGGCCAAGGCCCAAATGGAGACGGCGTACCGCCGGCTCGGGCTCATCGACTAG
- a CDS encoding enoyl-CoA hydratase, whose product MSGSDGASQDPQADDAVLYEATETGVAILTFNRPDRLNAWGPDIAAGFYAAVDRAESDPAVRVIVLTGRGRGFCAGAYLGAPGGAAKVGESMEQAGQTNLADLVGERPPHFVTTLRKPVIAAINGACVGIGLTQALMCDVRFAAAGAKFGAVFARRGLIAEFGISWILPRLTSMGIALDLLLSARTFLAEEAAELGLVKEVVAADDLMKRVLEYAEDMAANCSPASMAVIKRQVYGDDIRDVVDANSRSEVLVHEAMSRPDVIEGITSFLEKRPPQFPSLRPTDG is encoded by the coding sequence ATGTCCGGCAGCGACGGTGCCTCCCAGGACCCCCAAGCTGACGACGCGGTGCTCTACGAGGCCACGGAGACCGGCGTCGCAATCCTGACGTTCAACCGGCCGGATCGCCTCAACGCGTGGGGTCCCGACATCGCGGCCGGGTTCTACGCCGCCGTCGACCGCGCCGAATCCGATCCCGCCGTCCGGGTGATCGTGCTGACCGGTCGGGGCCGAGGGTTCTGCGCCGGTGCGTATTTGGGCGCGCCGGGCGGGGCGGCCAAGGTCGGCGAATCGATGGAGCAGGCCGGGCAGACGAATCTCGCCGACCTGGTCGGTGAACGACCGCCGCATTTTGTCACCACGCTGCGCAAGCCGGTCATCGCGGCCATCAACGGTGCGTGCGTCGGCATCGGCCTGACCCAGGCGCTGATGTGCGACGTCCGGTTCGCCGCCGCGGGGGCCAAGTTCGGCGCCGTGTTCGCTCGCCGGGGCCTGATCGCCGAATTCGGTATCTCGTGGATCCTTCCCCGGTTGACCAGCATGGGCATCGCGCTCGATCTGCTGCTGAGTGCACGCACCTTTCTTGCCGAGGAGGCCGCCGAGCTCGGGCTGGTCAAGGAGGTCGTGGCGGCCGACGACCTGATGAAGCGTGTGCTGGAGTACGCCGAGGACATGGCGGCCAATTGCTCGCCGGCATCGATGGCGGTGATCAAACGGCAGGTCTACGGCGACGACATCCGCGATGTCGTGGACGCGAACAGCCGGTCCGAAGTCCTGGTGCACGAGGCGATGTCGCGGCCGGACGTCATCGAAGGGATCACCAGCTTCCTCGAAAAGCGGCCGCCGCAGTTTCCGTCGCTGCGCCCAACAGACGGCTAG
- a CDS encoding amidohydrolase family protein codes for MNSLSYKAIDVDNHYYEPLDAFTRHLDKAFKTRGVQMVTQGKRTLAVIGGRVNHFVPNPTFDPIIVPGCLDLLFRGEIPEGVDPASLMKVERLTEHPEYQNRDARITVMDTQDIETVFMLPTFGCGVEEALKHDIDATMASVHAFNLWLDEDWGFDRPDRRIIAAPIISLADPAKALEEVDFVLARGAKLVLVRPAPVPGLVKPRSLGHPSHDPVWARLAEAGVPVGFHLSDSGYLHIAAAWGGKATFEGFGAKDPLDNVLLDDRAIHDTMASMIVHGVFTRHPKLKAVSIENGSYFVHRLVKRLKKAANTQPRDFPEDPVEQLRNNVWIAPYYEDDLPELAEVIGVDKILFGSDWPHGEGLESPVSFTGELTAFSESDIRKIMRDNALELLGAKAAVAA; via the coding sequence ATGAACAGCTTGAGCTACAAGGCGATTGACGTCGACAACCACTACTACGAACCGCTGGACGCCTTCACCCGGCACCTCGACAAGGCGTTCAAGACGCGCGGCGTGCAGATGGTCACCCAAGGCAAGCGCACCTTGGCCGTGATCGGGGGCCGGGTCAACCACTTCGTCCCCAACCCCACCTTCGATCCGATCATCGTGCCGGGCTGCCTGGATCTGTTGTTCCGCGGCGAGATTCCCGAAGGCGTCGACCCGGCCTCGCTGATGAAGGTCGAGCGGCTCACCGAGCACCCCGAGTACCAGAATCGCGACGCCCGCATCACGGTGATGGACACCCAGGACATCGAAACGGTGTTCATGCTGCCGACGTTCGGGTGTGGGGTCGAGGAGGCACTCAAGCACGACATCGACGCGACGATGGCGTCGGTGCACGCCTTCAACCTGTGGCTCGACGAGGACTGGGGTTTCGACCGTCCCGACCGCCGCATCATCGCAGCGCCGATCATCTCGCTGGCCGATCCGGCCAAGGCGCTCGAAGAGGTCGACTTCGTGTTGGCCCGCGGCGCCAAGCTGGTGCTGGTGCGTCCGGCGCCGGTGCCGGGCTTGGTCAAGCCGCGGTCCTTGGGTCATCCCAGCCACGACCCCGTCTGGGCCCGGCTGGCGGAGGCGGGGGTACCGGTGGGATTCCACCTGTCCGACAGCGGTTATCTGCACATCGCGGCGGCGTGGGGCGGCAAGGCGACCTTCGAAGGGTTCGGCGCCAAGGATCCGCTGGACAACGTGCTGCTCGATGACCGCGCGATCCACGACACGATGGCCTCGATGATCGTGCATGGTGTGTTCACCCGCCATCCGAAACTGAAGGCGGTCAGCATCGAAAACGGTTCCTACTTCGTGCATCGGCTCGTCAAGCGCCTCAAGAAGGCGGCCAACACCCAGCCGCGTGACTTCCCCGAGGATCCGGTCGAGCAGCTACGCAACAACGTGTGGATCGCCCCGTACTATGAGGACGACCTGCCGGAGCTGGCCGAGGTCATCGGCGTCGACAAGATCCTGTTCGGCTCCGACTGGCCACACGGTGAAGGCCTCGAGTCGCCGGTGTCGTTCACCGGGGAACTCACCGCCTTCAGCGAGTCGGATATCCGAAAGATCATGCGCGACAACGCGTTAGAGCTTCTCGGTGCCAAAGCCGCAGTGGCGGCTTAG
- a CDS encoding acyl-CoA synthetase, which produces MSEWTVGAAFDAIADVIGDRVMTVCGARRSTFAESASRTNGLANFLNANGFGAHRERDTLNRWECGQDRVALLMYNDLYPDAVIACLKARVVPVNVNYSYSPREIAELFSYVRPRGIIYHSSLGARCAEVLPSDGAELLISIDDGSGAAELPGAVSLDDALAQGGSASPAPGSPDDLIMMCTGGTTGRPKGVLWRQSDMYVASMVGADHASVEEIHAKVRGGGQAWFAVSPLMHAAGMWTAFSAIMNGFTAVLYDGQGKLDVRSVWQTAERERVGMMTMVGDAYAGPLVAELQRGSYDLSSLNGIGTGGAATNPKFKRALMEKLPQVTVIDGYGSSESGNMGFGHSQRGTQSETFVLREGGAVVSEDRTRFLQPGDPEIGWVARSGRIPLGYFDDAEATERTFPEIDGTRVVIPGDRASIESDGTLRLYGRDSLVVNTGGEKVFVEEVEEVLRTHPGVADALVVGRPSERWGQEIVALVELQPDAGVVEEAELAALCKSQLAHFKAPKAILLVEQIQRLGNGKPNYRWAKQAAADQLPATALAGADAEGSA; this is translated from the coding sequence GTGAGTGAATGGACCGTCGGAGCGGCTTTCGACGCGATCGCCGACGTCATCGGCGACCGCGTGATGACGGTATGCGGAGCGCGGCGCAGCACCTTCGCCGAGTCCGCGAGCCGAACCAACGGGTTGGCGAACTTCTTGAACGCCAACGGCTTCGGCGCGCACCGCGAGCGGGACACGCTGAACCGCTGGGAATGCGGTCAGGACCGGGTCGCGCTGCTGATGTACAACGACCTGTACCCGGACGCGGTGATCGCGTGTCTGAAAGCCCGGGTGGTCCCGGTCAATGTGAACTACAGCTATTCGCCGCGGGAGATCGCCGAGCTGTTCTCCTACGTGCGGCCCCGCGGCATCATCTATCACTCCTCGCTCGGTGCGCGGTGTGCAGAGGTGCTGCCGTCGGACGGTGCCGAGCTGCTGATCTCGATCGACGACGGCAGCGGCGCCGCCGAACTGCCGGGTGCGGTATCGCTGGATGATGCGCTGGCGCAAGGCGGTTCGGCAAGTCCGGCGCCGGGATCGCCCGACGACCTGATCATGATGTGCACCGGCGGGACCACCGGCCGTCCCAAGGGAGTGTTGTGGCGGCAAAGCGACATGTACGTGGCGTCGATGGTCGGTGCCGACCACGCCAGTGTCGAGGAGATCCACGCCAAGGTGCGCGGGGGCGGGCAGGCGTGGTTCGCGGTCTCGCCGCTGATGCATGCCGCCGGCATGTGGACCGCCTTCTCGGCGATCATGAACGGGTTCACGGCCGTGCTCTATGACGGGCAGGGCAAACTCGACGTGCGCTCGGTGTGGCAGACCGCCGAGCGCGAACGGGTCGGCATGATGACGATGGTTGGCGACGCCTATGCCGGCCCGCTGGTCGCCGAGTTGCAACGAGGTAGCTACGACTTGTCGTCGCTGAACGGGATCGGCACCGGCGGTGCCGCGACGAATCCAAAGTTCAAGCGCGCGTTGATGGAAAAGTTGCCGCAGGTCACCGTCATCGACGGCTACGGCTCGTCGGAATCCGGGAACATGGGGTTCGGGCACAGTCAACGCGGCACGCAGAGTGAGACTTTCGTGTTACGCGAGGGCGGAGCGGTGGTGTCGGAGGATCGCACCCGGTTCCTGCAGCCAGGTGATCCCGAGATCGGCTGGGTGGCGCGCAGCGGCCGGATCCCATTGGGCTACTTCGACGACGCCGAGGCCACCGAGCGCACCTTCCCGGAGATCGACGGTACGCGGGTGGTGATTCCCGGCGACCGGGCGAGCATCGAATCCGACGGCACCCTGCGCCTGTACGGACGCGATTCGCTGGTGGTGAACACCGGCGGTGAAAAGGTTTTCGTCGAAGAGGTTGAAGAGGTGCTGCGTACCCACCCCGGCGTCGCCGACGCGTTGGTGGTGGGGCGGCCCAGCGAGCGGTGGGGCCAGGAAATCGTCGCGCTGGTCGAGCTGCAGCCGGATGCCGGTGTCGTCGAAGAAGCCGAGCTCGCAGCCCTGTGCAAGTCGCAGCTGGCCCACTTCAAAGCGCCCAAGGCGATCCTGCTGGTGGAGCAGATCCAGCGGCTCGGCAATGGCAAACCGAACTACCGCTGGGCTAAACAAGCTGCCGCAGACCAGCTCCCGGCTACCGCACTGGCCGGCGCCGATGCGGAAGGATCCGCATGA
- a CDS encoding amidohydrolase family protein yields the protein MTDKAIDCLINVHFGEVDSQPTWMLKVRDDYFKGPQSMFAPVDLSELLDEMDEQGVQKAILMDNLASPSTTARKFVGAKPDRFALAMGGVNLLRPVGPLRELTAVVRDLPVVYAVVGPSFWGDGQYPPSDAVYYPLYAKCAELGLPLCVNTGIPGPPIPGEVQNPIHLDRVCVRFPELKLCMIHGADPWWDIAIRLLLKYANLRLMTSAWSPKRLPESLLHYMRTRGPNKVIYASDWPVLRMRRVLPEARALDLPTEVLDNYLYNNAQEFFFGDRA from the coding sequence ATGACCGATAAAGCGATTGACTGCCTGATCAACGTGCACTTCGGCGAGGTCGACTCCCAGCCCACCTGGATGCTCAAGGTCCGTGACGACTACTTCAAGGGCCCACAGTCGATGTTCGCGCCGGTCGACCTGTCCGAGCTGCTCGATGAGATGGACGAACAGGGCGTGCAGAAAGCCATCCTGATGGACAATCTCGCCAGCCCGTCGACCACCGCGCGCAAGTTCGTCGGGGCCAAGCCGGACCGATTCGCGCTGGCGATGGGCGGCGTCAACCTGCTGCGTCCGGTGGGGCCGTTGCGCGAACTGACCGCCGTCGTGCGCGACCTTCCGGTCGTGTATGCCGTAGTGGGACCGAGCTTTTGGGGTGATGGCCAGTACCCGCCCAGCGATGCCGTCTACTACCCGCTGTACGCCAAGTGCGCGGAGCTGGGCTTGCCGCTGTGCGTGAACACCGGTATTCCGGGGCCCCCGATCCCCGGCGAGGTACAGAACCCCATCCACCTGGACCGGGTGTGCGTGCGGTTTCCGGAACTCAAGCTGTGCATGATCCACGGCGCAGATCCATGGTGGGACATCGCGATCCGGCTGCTGCTCAAATACGCGAACCTTCGACTGATGACCTCGGCCTGGTCGCCCAAGCGGCTGCCGGAAAGCCTGCTGCACTACATGCGCACCCGCGGCCCGAACAAGGTCATCTACGCGTCGGACTGGCCGGTGTTGCGAATGCGTCGAGTGCTGCCCGAAGCCCGCGCGCTGGACCTGCCCACCGAGGTACTGGACAACTACCTGTACAACAACGCACAAGAGTTCTTCTTCGGCGACCGAGCCTGA
- a CDS encoding acyl-CoA dehydrogenase family protein: MDRFELRRLDYSLSDHHVDLQNAYKQFFKTHCSIETVRAAEPSGFDKNLWERLCAMGATTMALPESCGGDGATLVDLTLVAEEIGRSLAPVPWVDHVCAARLLGRLGAIGADTAGIADGEQLAGIDARLDGAPGVRLIPTGSIADHIIVRDGDEVVRLTFGTRPTKVDNLGRLPMAWVDPANADTRTVVAQGAEALASYELALDEWRLLTASALVGLVEETMTIAAEFSKTRYTLGVPISTLQAISHPLANMAITVQGGRNLARRAAWFLDNEPGERAELAPSAFVFMAEEAAKAATMAVHIQGGLGVSAEAAATAYLVRARGWPLAAGDPGTTAKRVAEIVTARESAAAAV, translated from the coding sequence ATGGACCGCTTCGAGCTGCGCAGACTGGACTACAGTCTGTCCGATCACCATGTGGATCTGCAGAATGCGTACAAGCAATTCTTCAAGACCCACTGTTCCATCGAAACGGTCCGCGCCGCAGAGCCTTCCGGGTTCGACAAGAACCTGTGGGAGCGCCTGTGTGCGATGGGTGCGACCACGATGGCCCTGCCCGAGTCCTGCGGCGGTGACGGGGCGACGCTCGTCGACCTCACGCTGGTGGCCGAGGAGATCGGGCGCTCGCTCGCGCCGGTTCCGTGGGTCGATCATGTGTGCGCCGCGCGGCTGCTGGGTCGCCTCGGGGCGATCGGCGCCGACACCGCCGGCATCGCCGACGGGGAACAGCTTGCGGGGATCGATGCGCGCCTCGACGGCGCACCGGGCGTCCGCCTGATCCCGACCGGATCAATCGCCGACCACATCATCGTCCGCGACGGCGACGAGGTGGTGCGCCTGACGTTCGGGACCCGGCCGACCAAGGTCGACAACCTCGGCCGGCTGCCGATGGCCTGGGTCGATCCGGCCAATGCCGACACCCGCACCGTCGTCGCGCAGGGGGCCGAGGCGCTGGCGAGCTACGAACTCGCGCTCGACGAATGGCGATTGCTGACCGCGTCGGCACTGGTGGGCCTGGTCGAGGAGACCATGACGATCGCGGCCGAATTCTCCAAGACCCGCTACACATTAGGCGTCCCGATCTCGACGCTGCAGGCCATTTCGCATCCGCTGGCCAACATGGCCATTACCGTGCAGGGCGGGCGCAACCTGGCCCGGCGGGCGGCCTGGTTCCTGGACAACGAACCCGGCGAACGAGCCGAGTTGGCGCCGTCGGCGTTCGTGTTCATGGCCGAGGAAGCCGCCAAGGCGGCGACGATGGCCGTGCACATCCAAGGCGGACTTGGTGTTTCGGCCGAAGCCGCCGCAACGGCCTACTTGGTGCGAGCCCGCGGATGGCCGCTGGCCGCCGGTGATCCGGGTACCACCGCGAAGCGGGTCGCCGAGATCGTGACCGCACGTGAGAGTGCGGCCGCGGCCGTCTAG
- a CDS encoding acyl-CoA dehydrogenase family protein, protein MDFSRVELSEDDAAFREELRGFLKTHVTEDVLRRDRETGDNFDEGVHLALGAAGYLAREWKPESDGGFTRVRRRIYELEKRRAQVPWVTWGTTAMVARSVAKFGSAELQDEVMPKVFSGEVRLCLGYTEPEGGSDVATCKTRAVRDGDGWVINGSKMFTTGAHNCQYVFLITNTAPDAPKHKSLTMFLVPLDSPGIEIQGIRTVDGDRTNIVYYSDVRVDDKYRLGDVNAGWTVLREPLNTEHGAVAAAPDGLQDTSIMMHQAGSMATAVDQAVAAVIRPDPNGRKLVDDDSVAYRLGRSVARLEAALSSPNIYGRVAIAQTMRDISPDLMDIHGAASTLPFGTDGAADDGSAEYVYRFAPLVGIYGGTLEVFRNMIGQYTLGLGKPNYSPPVKKVS, encoded by the coding sequence ATGGACTTCTCCCGGGTGGAGCTATCGGAGGACGATGCGGCTTTTCGTGAGGAATTGCGCGGCTTCTTGAAAACCCATGTGACCGAGGACGTTCTGCGGCGCGACCGCGAGACCGGTGACAACTTCGACGAGGGCGTGCACCTGGCTTTGGGCGCAGCGGGTTATCTGGCGCGCGAATGGAAACCGGAATCCGATGGTGGATTCACCCGGGTGCGCCGGCGCATCTACGAGCTGGAGAAACGCCGCGCGCAGGTGCCGTGGGTGACGTGGGGGACGACCGCCATGGTGGCGCGATCGGTCGCGAAATTCGGTTCGGCCGAGCTGCAGGACGAGGTGATGCCGAAGGTCTTCAGCGGTGAGGTTCGGCTGTGTCTCGGCTACACCGAACCCGAGGGTGGCTCCGATGTCGCCACCTGCAAAACCCGTGCGGTCCGCGACGGCGATGGCTGGGTGATCAACGGCTCGAAGATGTTCACCACCGGTGCGCACAACTGCCAGTACGTGTTCTTGATCACCAACACCGCGCCGGATGCACCAAAGCACAAGAGCCTGACCATGTTCCTGGTTCCGTTGGACTCACCCGGCATCGAGATCCAGGGCATCCGCACCGTGGACGGCGACCGGACCAACATCGTGTACTACAGCGATGTCCGCGTCGACGACAAGTACCGGCTGGGTGATGTGAACGCGGGCTGGACGGTGCTGCGCGAGCCGCTCAACACCGAACACGGCGCGGTCGCGGCCGCACCCGACGGCTTGCAGGACACCTCGATCATGATGCACCAGGCCGGTTCGATGGCGACGGCGGTCGACCAGGCCGTGGCGGCCGTGATCCGGCCGGATCCCAACGGGCGCAAGCTTGTCGACGATGATTCGGTCGCGTATCGGCTGGGCCGCAGCGTCGCCCGGTTGGAGGCGGCGTTGTCGTCCCCGAACATCTACGGGCGGGTGGCCATCGCCCAGACGATGCGTGACATCTCCCCGGACCTGATGGACATCCACGGGGCGGCGTCGACCCTGCCGTTCGGCACCGACGGGGCCGCCGATGACGGCAGCGCCGAATATGTCTACCGTTTCGCGCCTTTGGTCGGAATCTACGGCGGCACCCTTGAGGTGTTCCGCAACATGATCGGCCAGTACACGCTCGGGCTGGGCAAGCCCAACTACTCACCGCCGGTCAAGAAGGTCTCGTAA
- a CDS encoding amidohydrolase family protein codes for MAQFTQVPIFDADQHMYETPESLTKYLPEKYARSVQFAQIGRQTRIIINNKVSDFIPNPTFERVAAPGAHEKFFAGKNSEGLTLREMQGNAIAAPAATRNPEDRIAELDRQGVVEALNYPTLASLVEHSSADDPELTLAIIHALNQWMLEHWTYNYRNRVFSTPIVNLSEVDAAQRELEYLLDNDVRAALIKPGPVNGIHGWRSPALPEFDPFWRDVESAGLPIVLHASYPPLDDYVARWEPPHTQNFMTQSAFRWMTLGHREIADMITSLICHGTLTRFPKLRIASVENGSSWIFPLFNDFADLYKKMPQNFPEHPHDVFRRNIWVSPFWEGCVADVVDTVGWDRVLFGSDYPHPEGLAEPKGFWKYADDMDERRTYDFMGDNARRFMGLPIANPDPNAAKPPALAGA; via the coding sequence ATGGCTCAGTTCACCCAGGTGCCGATTTTCGACGCCGACCAGCACATGTACGAAACCCCGGAATCGTTGACGAAATATCTTCCGGAGAAGTACGCGCGGTCCGTCCAGTTCGCCCAGATCGGGCGTCAGACCCGAATCATCATCAACAACAAGGTCTCTGACTTCATCCCGAACCCGACGTTCGAACGCGTCGCCGCGCCGGGTGCGCACGAAAAGTTCTTCGCCGGTAAGAACTCCGAGGGGCTCACGCTGCGCGAGATGCAGGGCAACGCGATCGCGGCGCCGGCCGCGACGCGCAATCCCGAAGACCGAATCGCCGAACTCGACCGCCAGGGCGTCGTCGAGGCACTCAACTACCCCACGCTGGCCAGCCTGGTCGAGCACTCGTCGGCCGATGATCCCGAATTGACGCTGGCGATCATCCACGCGCTGAACCAGTGGATGCTCGAACACTGGACCTACAACTACCGAAACCGGGTGTTCTCCACACCGATCGTCAATCTGTCCGAGGTCGACGCCGCCCAGCGCGAACTGGAGTACCTGCTGGACAACGATGTTCGGGCCGCATTGATCAAACCCGGACCGGTGAACGGGATTCACGGCTGGCGCTCACCGGCGCTGCCCGAGTTCGATCCCTTCTGGCGTGACGTCGAGTCCGCCGGGTTACCGATCGTGTTGCACGCCAGCTACCCGCCGCTGGACGATTACGTCGCCAGGTGGGAACCTCCGCACACCCAGAATTTCATGACTCAGAGCGCATTTCGCTGGATGACGTTGGGCCACCGCGAAATTGCGGACATGATCACCAGCCTGATTTGTCACGGCACGCTGACCCGATTCCCCAAGCTGCGCATCGCCAGCGTCGAGAACGGCAGCTCGTGGATCTTCCCGCTGTTCAACGACTTTGCCGACCTGTACAAGAAGATGCCGCAGAACTTCCCCGAGCATCCGCACGACGTGTTCCGGCGAAACATCTGGGTCAGCCCGTTCTGGGAGGGCTGCGTGGCCGACGTCGTCGACACCGTGGGCTGGGACCGGGTGCTGTTCGGCTCCGACTACCCGCATCCCGAGGGGCTCGCCGAGCCGAAGGGTTTCTGGAAATACGCCGACGACATGGACGAACGGCGTACCTATGACTTCATGGGCGACAATGCGCGCCGCTTCATGGGGCTGCCGATCGCCAACCCAGATCCTAACGCCGCCAAGCCCCCGGCACTCGCCGGCGCCTGA